The following coding sequences are from one Haloplasma contractile SSD-17B window:
- a CDS encoding NUDIX hydrolase — protein MDQNHLSEEEFLKQYNVGDYERPSVTVDMLFFTIFNKEYEDIRKLPEKELQLLLIKRNGHPYKDSWALPGGFVNIDESIDDAVYRELKEETNVEDVYFEQLYTFGDVDRDPRTRVISSSYLALTNRENINAKAGDDASDVAWFTIKKTDIEMNEEDHKKTYYFNIYSQEKGIDIIYKIIEKTTYDQYVPNKQYEFIPVSEEKIAFDHIKIINYGLDRLKNKIEYTPIAFNFLPEYFTLTELQKVYELILGKELLKANFRRKIKQVVVKTEETTHEVGHRPSSLYTFNKNYQTLF, from the coding sequence ATGGATCAGAACCATTTATCAGAAGAAGAATTTCTAAAGCAATATAATGTAGGAGATTACGAAAGACCGTCTGTAACGGTTGATATGTTATTTTTTACAATCTTCAATAAGGAATATGAGGATATACGAAAGCTACCTGAAAAAGAATTGCAGTTATTACTCATTAAACGTAACGGTCACCCATATAAAGATAGTTGGGCACTACCTGGCGGCTTTGTGAACATCGATGAAAGTATAGATGATGCAGTATATCGGGAACTAAAGGAAGAGACAAATGTAGAAGATGTTTATTTTGAACAACTATACACCTTCGGAGACGTAGATAGAGATCCTAGAACCAGGGTCATTTCGAGTAGTTACCTAGCTTTAACAAACAGAGAAAATATCAATGCAAAGGCAGGAGATGATGCGAGTGATGTGGCATGGTTTACAATCAAAAAAACAGACATTGAAATGAATGAGGAGGATCATAAGAAAACGTATTATTTTAATATATACTCACAAGAAAAGGGAATTGATATAATTTATAAAATAATTGAAAAAACAACCTATGATCAATATGTTCCGAACAAACAATATGAGTTTATACCAGTCAGTGAAGAAAAAATTGCATTTGACCATATAAAAATAATCAATTATGGCCTTGATCGACTTAAAAATAAAATTGAATACACACCAATTGCATTCAATTTCTTACCAGAGTATTTTACATTAACGGAACTTCAAAAAGTATATGAATTAATACTTGGAAAAGAGTTGCTTAAAGCAAACTTTAGACGAAAGATTAAACAGGTGGTAGTAAAGACAGAAGAAACGACTCATGAAGTAGGTCATCGACCATCAAGTTTATATACGTTTAATAAAAATTATCAGACACTATTTTAA
- the pnuC gene encoding nicotinamide riboside transporter PnuC, whose product MLNYVKGYFKDWTLFEKAWLGIFSLITVGLSIVWGDNIIGFMTGITGIFCVVLVAKGRISNYIWGGINVVLYGYLAYTWGLMGEVTLNWGFFLPMNFIGWYFWLKNKDHTETDLVITDVLNKRMRITWIFLSILSILMYGLLLKNLHTFSIADSLGIIENPTAFFDATSTVLSVFAMILMVKRYAEQWTLWIVVNIVSIIMWSIVIATSSDASEIGNAVSMIVMWSAYLVNAVYGQINWFKLYKTQKDRVEV is encoded by the coding sequence ATGTTAAATTACGTTAAAGGTTACTTTAAAGACTGGACTTTATTTGAGAAAGCTTGGTTAGGAATCTTTTCACTTATTACAGTGGGATTATCGATCGTGTGGGGAGATAATATAATTGGTTTTATGACAGGTATAACAGGAATATTTTGTGTGGTACTAGTAGCTAAAGGAAGAATCTCAAATTATATATGGGGAGGAATTAATGTCGTATTGTATGGATACCTCGCTTATACATGGGGACTAATGGGAGAAGTAACGTTAAATTGGGGATTTTTCTTACCGATGAACTTTATTGGTTGGTATTTCTGGTTAAAAAATAAGGATCATACAGAGACGGATCTGGTTATTACAGATGTATTAAATAAGAGAATGCGCATTACATGGATTTTTCTATCAATCCTATCAATCCTAATGTATGGTTTACTCCTTAAAAATTTACACACATTTTCAATTGCTGATTCACTTGGCATTATTGAAAACCCAACCGCTTTCTTTGATGCAACCTCTACTGTATTGTCTGTATTCGCGATGATTTTAATGGTTAAACGTTATGCCGAACAATGGACGCTCTGGATTGTTGTTAATATAGTATCAATCATCATGTGGAGTATTGTTATAGCTACTAGTAGTGATGCATCTGAAATAGGTAACGCCGTTTCGATGATTGTGATGTGGAGTGCATATTTGGTTAACGCAGTTTATGGTCAAATTAATTGGTTTAAACTATACAAAACGCAAAAGGATAGAGTGGAGGTTTAA
- the nadR gene encoding multifunctional transcriptional regulator/nicotinamide-nucleotide adenylyltransferase/ribosylnicotinamide kinase NadR, with product MSKKVGMYGGKFLPFHQGHLNAIIEASTLCDELFVILSYDEEYEKKLFKTSKLDPIPYQMRLRWIRQATKELPHVKSIAISETYTNDLYDWKQGAKNILSEIGQQIDVVFSGEERYTKIFQELYPNAFHIVFDRNKVPISGTKIREEGAFKYWDYIPNVARPYYTKKVMIIGTESCGKSTLVHNLASYYNTNYVKEYGRTICEALDGYEDVFTEDLFPQIAYKQKVDEFEAIKYSSKLLFVDTGAYVTKYFRDVFTGTTDDELYEEIAKHHKYDLWLLLEPDVRWVDDGTRTMGEDRVREDNNRRLKEILNENNINYHSIEGNYNMRFKTSINLVDRLLDQ from the coding sequence ATGAGTAAGAAAGTAGGCATGTATGGAGGAAAATTCCTCCCATTTCATCAAGGACATCTTAATGCAATAATCGAAGCATCGACACTTTGTGATGAGTTATTTGTTATTCTATCATATGACGAAGAGTATGAAAAAAAGTTATTTAAAACATCAAAACTAGACCCTATTCCTTATCAGATGAGATTACGTTGGATCAGACAAGCAACGAAAGAACTTCCGCATGTTAAAAGTATTGCAATTAGTGAAACATATACAAATGACCTATATGACTGGAAACAGGGTGCTAAAAACATTTTAAGTGAAATTGGTCAACAAATTGACGTAGTATTCAGCGGTGAAGAGCGTTATACTAAGATATTTCAAGAATTATATCCGAATGCTTTTCATATTGTATTTGATCGAAATAAAGTTCCTATAAGTGGGACAAAAATTAGAGAAGAGGGTGCATTTAAGTATTGGGATTATATCCCTAATGTGGCAAGGCCCTACTATACAAAGAAAGTAATGATTATCGGAACAGAGAGTTGTGGAAAATCAACACTCGTTCATAATCTTGCTTCCTATTATAATACGAATTATGTGAAAGAGTATGGTCGAACCATTTGCGAAGCATTAGATGGATACGAAGATGTATTTACTGAAGATCTTTTCCCACAAATAGCCTACAAACAAAAAGTTGATGAATTTGAAGCCATTAAGTATTCGAGTAAACTATTATTCGTTGATACAGGAGCATATGTCACAAAATATTTTAGAGATGTCTTTACAGGAACTACTGATGATGAGTTATATGAAGAAATAGCAAAGCATCATAAATATGATTTGTGGTTACTTTTAGAGCCTGATGTTAGATGGGTCGATGATGGAACAAGAACTATGGGTGAGGACAGGGTAAGAGAAGATAACAATAGGCGATTGAAAGAAATATTAAATGAAAACAATATTAACTATCACAGTATAGAGGGTAATTATAATATGCGCTTTAAAACATCGATTAATTTAGTAGACCGCTTATTAGATCAATAA
- a CDS encoding immunoglobulin-like domain-containing protein, giving the protein MKRIKFLVPALALFVLFGCGNGGMDEEAPVLDGVQDTAVTVGEDFDPLQGVTATDDIDGDLTEAISIEGTYDLEAEGEYDLVLKVVDQAGNESSQTMKLTVNGSPYGTVSGNITYNEMSTPDTDSRVLLIPQGVDFNDTDMTLYLNGFKTDDQLGVYSTNVDVDGNYELAGVEPGDYFIFVQSENTQNEFVDMEIPAEFSEVFSENNIQTLLVNASFNKGIIETITIEAGQDSDFNYDFGY; this is encoded by the coding sequence ATGAAAAGAATTAAGTTTTTAGTTCCAGCATTAGCATTATTTGTTTTATTTGGTTGTGGTAACGGAGGTATGGATGAAGAAGCTCCTGTACTAGATGGTGTACAAGATACAGCAGTAACAGTTGGTGAAGATTTTGATCCATTACAAGGCGTAACAGCGACTGACGATATTGATGGAGATTTAACGGAAGCAATTTCTATTGAAGGTACTTATGATCTTGAGGCTGAAGGTGAGTACGATTTAGTTTTAAAAGTCGTTGACCAAGCAGGAAATGAGTCATCGCAAACAATGAAGTTAACGGTGAATGGTAGTCCTTATGGTACAGTATCAGGAAACATTACATACAATGAAATGTCAACTCCAGATACTGACTCTCGTGTATTATTAATACCGCAAGGTGTAGATTTTAACGATACAGATATGACATTATATCTAAATGGTTTCAAAACAGATGATCAATTAGGAGTTTACTCTACTAATGTAGATGTAGATGGAAACTATGAGTTAGCTGGTGTTGAACCTGGGGATTACTTTATCTTTGTGCAATCCGAAAATACACAAAACGAATTTGTAGATATGGAAATTCCTGCAGAGTTCTCAGAAGTATTCTCAGAAAATAATATTCAAACATTATTAGTAAATGCAAGTTTTAACAAAGGGATCATTGAAACCATTACAATTGAGGCTGGTCAAGATTCAGACTTCAATTATGATTTCGGATACTAA
- the pepT gene encoding peptidase T produces MNKVVERFLKYVKIDTQSDPSSSTCPSTKKQFILAKELVKELEEIGLTDVSLDENGYVMATLPANTDYDAPVIGFIAHMDTSPDFTGKDVNPQFVENYDGNSIVLNEAQNIILSPTDFPELLNYMGKTLITTDGRTLLGADDKAGIAEIVTAMEYLVNHPEIKHGTIKVGFTPDEEVGRGADLFDIKTFGADFAYTLDGGPIGELEYENFNAASAKILIKGRNVHPGTAKNQMINALEIASELNNMLPEHQKPQYTEEYEGFFHLVGINGGVDEASIEYIIRDHDKGEFEKKKVLIEEAVNFLNYKYGTDRINLILKDQYYNMKKFIEPVMHIIDTAALAMREVGVTPKIKPIRGGTDGAVLSYNGLPCPNIFAGGHNFHGRFEYIPTFSMEAAVNVIVKIVELYGSSYIDAIK; encoded by the coding sequence ATGAATAAAGTTGTAGAGCGTTTTTTAAAGTATGTAAAAATTGATACACAATCAGATCCATCATCAAGTACGTGTCCAAGTACAAAGAAGCAATTTATTTTAGCTAAAGAATTAGTAAAAGAGTTAGAGGAAATTGGACTTACAGATGTATCATTAGATGAAAACGGATATGTAATGGCTACACTTCCTGCCAACACAGATTATGATGCACCTGTCATTGGTTTTATAGCGCATATGGATACAAGCCCAGACTTTACAGGAAAAGATGTAAACCCTCAGTTTGTAGAAAACTATGATGGGAATTCGATTGTTTTAAATGAAGCTCAGAATATCATCTTATCACCCACTGATTTTCCAGAACTATTAAACTATATGGGGAAAACACTAATCACAACAGATGGTAGAACATTACTTGGTGCTGATGATAAGGCGGGTATTGCTGAAATCGTAACAGCGATGGAATACTTAGTAAATCATCCTGAAATTAAGCACGGAACAATTAAAGTAGGATTCACACCAGATGAAGAGGTTGGTCGTGGTGCTGACTTATTTGATATCAAAACGTTTGGAGCAGACTTTGCCTATACATTAGATGGTGGTCCAATTGGTGAATTAGAGTATGAGAACTTTAATGCAGCAAGTGCTAAAATCTTAATAAAAGGTCGGAATGTTCACCCAGGTACTGCTAAAAACCAAATGATTAATGCACTTGAAATAGCATCTGAGTTAAACAACATGCTTCCTGAACATCAAAAACCTCAGTATACAGAAGAGTACGAAGGATTCTTCCATTTAGTAGGTATAAATGGTGGCGTTGATGAGGCATCAATTGAATACATTATAAGAGATCATGATAAGGGCGAGTTTGAAAAGAAGAAAGTGTTAATAGAAGAGGCTGTTAATTTCTTAAACTATAAGTATGGTACGGATCGAATTAACCTTATTTTAAAAGACCAATACTACAACATGAAAAAATTCATTGAACCGGTTATGCATATTATTGATACTGCGGCACTTGCGATGAGAGAGGTAGGCGTTACTCCAAAAATCAAACCAATTAGAGGTGGTACCGACGGAGCAGTACTATCATATAACGGTTTACCTTGTCCAAATATCTTTGCAGGCGGACATAACTTCCACGGTCGTTTTGAATACATTCCAACCTTTTCAATGGAAGCAGCAGTCAATGTGATTGTAAAGATTGTTGAACTTTATGGAAGTAGTTATATAGATGCGATCAAGTAA
- a CDS encoding S66 peptidase family protein translates to MNHSLLTKGDHVGLISCSDGISLDNEPIINELIDVLKNLGLSVFVAKTLYKRHGSFSGTGEDRADEVMSLFLNDTIKAIFDVSGGDSANQVLPHLDYETIKKNRKPFFGLSDLSVLLNAIYHRSSIPTYHYQIRNLVKDKRDSQVEYFTNTFFKGGETKYKLEWIRGNILKGTVVGGNLRCFLKLVGTNYCPDFKGKVLFLESLGGRDNRIASYLEQLKQIGALNQISGILLGTFSQMEGESIKPTVDELVLNATRDLDIPIVKTRDLGHGTDAKCIEIGGKINIFKNKNNVL, encoded by the coding sequence ATGAATCATTCATTGCTAACAAAAGGAGACCATGTGGGACTTATTTCATGTTCAGATGGTATTAGTCTTGATAATGAACCTATAATTAATGAGTTGATTGATGTACTAAAAAATTTAGGTCTAAGTGTTTTTGTTGCTAAAACCCTTTATAAAAGGCATGGGTCATTTAGTGGAACAGGTGAAGATCGAGCAGATGAGGTTATGTCCTTATTTTTAAATGACACTATTAAGGCAATCTTTGATGTGTCAGGTGGTGACTCAGCAAATCAAGTGTTACCTCATCTTGATTATGAAACTATTAAAAAAAATCGAAAACCGTTCTTTGGACTAAGTGATTTATCTGTATTATTAAATGCGATTTATCATCGTAGTTCTATACCCACCTATCACTATCAAATCAGAAACTTGGTAAAGGATAAGAGAGATTCGCAAGTAGAGTATTTTACCAATACATTTTTTAAAGGTGGGGAAACAAAATATAAATTAGAATGGATTCGTGGTAACATACTAAAGGGCACTGTAGTAGGTGGTAACTTGCGCTGTTTTCTAAAATTAGTGGGAACGAACTACTGTCCTGATTTTAAAGGTAAAGTCTTATTTTTAGAAAGTTTAGGCGGACGAGATAATCGAATCGCATCCTATCTAGAACAGTTAAAACAAATTGGTGCCTTAAATCAGATAAGCGGGATTCTTTTAGGGACATTTTCACAAATGGAAGGTGAATCGATCAAACCGACAGTGGACGAGTTAGTTTTAAATGCTACGCGAGATCTAGATATACCAATTGTAAAGACTCGTGATTTAGGCCATGGAACAGATGCCAAGTGTATTGAGATTGGTGGAAAAATAAACATATTTAAAAATAAAAATAACGTCCTGTAG
- a CDS encoding BadF/BadG/BcrA/BcrD ATPase family protein: MSYVVGFDGGGTKTRVVLGDLEGNILRDLTGRGSNHQSTDVTYVETVLGGLYEDILTEANVSRTEIQYVYLGLSGADLPSDFKKLETVCSRIFYDTSYLVLNDAWLILRSGLNQSFGAVAISGTGTNSAAINKYGKRGILRALGFTLGIYGGGLDIAREGLHYAFRSDEYTYKYTSLEEKIPKLFNVNSMEEVVPLFYPKIRVERQLLGQVTRLVFESASEGDEVSQELLIKVGSYLGNQTAGVIKQVEMENEAVPVVIGGTVFKGNNPLLIDSFTTTLHRKVPRAYIVKPMFPPVYGAYLGALDELNIKQTEDINRKLNNSLEKRK; this comes from the coding sequence ATGTCATATGTAGTGGGATTTGATGGTGGAGGTACCAAAACAAGAGTAGTATTGGGTGATTTAGAGGGAAATATATTAAGAGATCTAACGGGGCGAGGTAGTAATCATCAAAGTACTGATGTAACATATGTGGAAACGGTTTTAGGTGGTTTATACGAAGATATCTTAACAGAAGCAAATGTCTCTAGAACGGAAATTCAATATGTGTATCTTGGCTTATCCGGTGCTGATTTACCTTCCGATTTTAAAAAACTAGAGACAGTCTGCTCCCGTATCTTTTATGATACATCGTACTTAGTACTAAATGATGCTTGGCTTATTTTAAGAAGCGGGTTGAATCAATCCTTTGGGGCTGTAGCGATAAGTGGGACAGGTACAAATTCTGCCGCAATAAATAAATATGGAAAAAGGGGAATCTTACGAGCGCTAGGATTCACACTAGGAATTTATGGTGGTGGACTAGATATAGCAAGAGAGGGACTTCATTATGCTTTCCGTTCAGATGAGTATACTTACAAATACACGTCATTAGAAGAAAAAATTCCAAAACTTTTTAATGTAAACTCAATGGAGGAAGTCGTTCCTTTATTCTATCCTAAGATTCGTGTTGAAAGACAACTTTTAGGTCAAGTGACTCGGTTAGTGTTTGAATCAGCTTCCGAGGGGGATGAAGTAAGTCAAGAACTATTAATTAAAGTAGGGTCTTACTTAGGTAATCAAACAGCGGGTGTTATAAAACAAGTAGAAATGGAAAATGAGGCAGTACCAGTTGTTATAGGAGGGACTGTTTTTAAAGGCAATAATCCATTACTCATTGACAGTTTTACAACTACTTTACATAGGAAAGTGCCACGCGCGTACATTGTAAAACCGATGTTTCCCCCTGTTTATGGGGCCTATCTTGGTGCGTTAGATGAATTAAATATTAAACAAACTGAAGATATAAATCGTAAACTAAACAATTCTTTAGAGAAGAGGAAATAG
- a CDS encoding 6-phospho-beta-glucosidase translates to MDKGLKIVTIGGGSSYTPELIEGFIKRYNELPVKEIWLVDVEEGTEKLEIVGNLAKRMIKRASVPIKVITTLDRKAALKNADFVTTQFRVGQLAARELDENIPAKYGMLGQETNGAGGLFKALRTIPVVFDLINDMSDLCKNAWLINFTNPAGIITEAVARHTEFKKFIGVCNVPINMTKHFASLLKVDEEALRVDFGGLNHMSYAIRAYIDEKPCLDQIVNCIKESQLTMKNIDTLSFSSHFIESLSVIPSPYHKYYYLNKEMLDKSLEQAADGKTRASIVKGVEEKLFEQYKNVNLNEKPKELEQRGGAYYSEVACNIISSIYNDKGDYQVVNTINNGSISSLDENCAIEVTSKITKEGPKPVVIGDLPLSIKGLVQHMKSFEQLVCDAVFEQNKSKALLALRVNPLTTSNTIAKKVFDELYDAHIDYVSYLK, encoded by the coding sequence ATGGATAAAGGGTTAAAAATTGTGACAATAGGTGGAGGCTCTTCCTATACCCCAGAATTAATTGAAGGCTTTATTAAACGATATAATGAATTACCGGTTAAAGAAATTTGGTTAGTAGATGTAGAAGAAGGAACAGAAAAATTAGAAATAGTTGGTAACCTAGCAAAGCGAATGATTAAGAGAGCTTCAGTGCCAATTAAGGTAATTACGACATTAGATCGTAAAGCAGCGCTTAAAAATGCAGATTTTGTTACAACTCAATTTCGAGTAGGACAACTAGCTGCTAGAGAGTTAGATGAAAATATTCCAGCTAAATATGGTATGTTAGGTCAGGAAACAAATGGAGCAGGTGGTTTATTCAAAGCATTACGTACCATCCCAGTTGTGTTTGATCTCATAAACGATATGAGCGATTTATGTAAAAATGCTTGGTTAATTAATTTTACAAATCCTGCAGGTATCATAACGGAAGCAGTAGCAAGACACACGGAATTTAAAAAGTTCATTGGTGTTTGTAATGTACCGATCAATATGACAAAACATTTCGCTTCTTTACTAAAAGTAGATGAGGAGGCTTTGAGAGTTGATTTTGGTGGACTGAATCATATGTCTTATGCAATAAGGGCCTATATTGATGAAAAACCATGTTTGGATCAAATTGTAAACTGTATAAAAGAAAGTCAACTGACAATGAAAAACATTGATACATTATCCTTTAGTAGTCACTTCATTGAATCTTTAAGCGTAATTCCAAGTCCATACCATAAGTATTATTATTTAAATAAAGAAATGCTTGATAAATCGTTAGAACAAGCAGCGGATGGAAAAACCCGAGCTTCTATTGTAAAAGGAGTAGAAGAGAAATTATTCGAACAGTATAAGAATGTAAATTTAAATGAAAAGCCAAAAGAATTAGAACAACGAGGAGGCGCTTATTATAGCGAAGTTGCCTGTAATATAATTTCCTCGATTTACAACGATAAAGGTGATTATCAAGTAGTAAACACTATTAACAATGGGTCAATCTCATCATTAGATGAAAATTGTGCAATTGAAGTTACCTCAAAAATAACAAAGGAAGGTCCTAAACCTGTTGTAATTGGTGATCTTCCTTTGTCGATTAAAGGACTTGTACAGCATATGAAGTCATTTGAACAACTTGTTTGTGATGCGGTTTTCGAACAAAATAAAAGTAAAGCATTACTAGCGCTTAGGGTGAACCCTTTGACTACATCAAATACAATTGCAAAAAAGGTTTTTGATGAGTTGTATGATGCTCATATTGATTATGTATCGTATTTAAAATGA
- a CDS encoding electron transfer flavoprotein subunit beta/FixA family protein yields the protein MKIMTCIKQVPASNQVKVDQETGVLIRDGNNTKMNPYDLYAIETALQIKERANQAVVTSISMGPPSAKQVLTEALWMGSDDAVLVSDRKFAGADVVATSYTLSQAIASQGDVDLIICGKQTTDGDTAQVGPEMAEYLNIPHIPYVNEVIEINDQSIIVKSHYDQHEEIVEVTFPCLITVDKGIYTPRLPSYLRGKQFESYEIKTISMKDFDDQNESRYGLKGSPTQVERIFPPSEHTEHEKWIGSFHETSDQLYEKLKELKFI from the coding sequence ATGAAAATTATGACTTGTATAAAACAAGTACCTGCTTCAAATCAGGTGAAGGTAGATCAAGAAACTGGTGTGTTAATTAGAGATGGAAACAATACAAAAATGAATCCATATGATCTATATGCAATCGAAACAGCTCTACAAATCAAAGAACGAGCGAATCAAGCAGTTGTTACATCAATTTCAATGGGGCCCCCTTCCGCTAAGCAGGTGTTAACGGAAGCTTTATGGATGGGCTCAGATGATGCTGTTTTAGTTAGTGACCGAAAGTTTGCGGGAGCTGATGTGGTGGCTACCTCATATACGTTATCTCAAGCAATCGCAAGTCAAGGAGATGTCGATTTAATCATTTGTGGAAAACAAACGACGGATGGAGATACTGCACAAGTAGGTCCTGAAATGGCTGAGTATTTAAATATACCTCACATTCCTTATGTAAATGAAGTGATTGAAATAAATGATCAGAGCATAATCGTTAAATCTCATTATGATCAACACGAGGAGATAGTAGAAGTAACCTTTCCTTGTTTAATTACGGTGGATAAAGGGATATACACACCTCGTTTGCCATCATATTTAAGAGGTAAACAATTCGAATCGTACGAAATTAAGACGATTTCAATGAAAGATTTTGACGATCAGAACGAGTCTCGTTATGGATTAAAAGGTTCCCCTACACAAGTAGAGCGAATCTTCCCACCAAGTGAACATACAGAGCATGAGAAATGGATTGGTTCATTTCACGAGACTAGTGATCAGTTGTATGAAAAATTAAAAGAACTAAAATTTATTTAA
- a CDS encoding electron transfer flavoprotein subunit alpha/FixB family protein, with product MSNISVNQKNITKDISKQLMELCPFNAFEYDNGVLSINAACKMCKLCVKKGPEGICSVLESKVTTINKDEWNGIAVYIEHKNGIAHPVSFELIGKAKELASVINQPVIAILIGKDVTDLANEVLTYGVDTVYVCEEKDLEQFNIELFTEVMEKFINEHKPNTILFGGTYLGRSFAPRVAARFKTGLTADCTVLEMKENTDLLQIRPAFGGNIMASIITENHRPQLATVRYKIFKKPEPVEPHGEIKYMNYNLNKKTTITILEQITKEQTVDLSEAELIVAVGRAFKKQEDLKMAEELAELLGAELACTRPIIENGWMDARKQIGLSGRTVSPKLIINLGISGSVQYVAGMKGSDCIISIDQDEDCSLFDVSHYAIVGDLYKILPTLINKVKTNKSLI from the coding sequence ATGAGTAATATATCAGTTAATCAAAAGAACATAACAAAAGATATTTCAAAACAATTAATGGAACTATGTCCGTTTAATGCATTTGAATACGATAACGGTGTTCTATCCATAAATGCAGCATGTAAGATGTGTAAACTATGTGTTAAAAAAGGACCTGAAGGTATTTGTAGTGTACTAGAATCAAAGGTCACTACGATCAACAAAGATGAGTGGAATGGAATAGCGGTATATATAGAACATAAAAACGGAATCGCACATCCAGTCAGTTTCGAATTAATTGGAAAGGCTAAAGAGTTAGCTAGTGTTATAAATCAGCCGGTCATCGCAATACTTATTGGTAAGGATGTAACAGATCTAGCAAATGAAGTACTTACTTACGGTGTTGATACTGTTTATGTATGTGAAGAAAAGGATTTAGAACAATTTAATATTGAATTGTTTACAGAAGTCATGGAAAAATTCATCAATGAACACAAACCAAATACAATCTTATTTGGCGGAACCTATTTAGGACGTTCATTTGCACCTAGAGTGGCGGCGCGGTTTAAGACAGGATTAACAGCCGATTGTACGGTGTTAGAAATGAAGGAAAACACCGACCTTTTACAGATTAGACCCGCATTTGGTGGAAACATTATGGCATCTATTATCACAGAAAATCATAGACCACAGTTAGCAACGGTAAGATATAAAATATTTAAAAAACCTGAACCTGTAGAACCACATGGTGAGATTAAGTACATGAATTATAATTTAAATAAAAAAACGACGATAACCATTTTAGAACAAATAACAAAAGAACAGACGGTCGATCTATCAGAGGCAGAGTTAATAGTTGCGGTAGGAAGAGCCTTTAAAAAGCAAGAAGATTTAAAAATGGCTGAAGAGTTAGCAGAACTATTAGGTGCTGAACTAGCATGTACTCGTCCAATTATCGAAAATGGGTGGATGGATGCAAGAAAACAAATTGGATTAAGTGGAAGAACAGTCAGCCCAAAATTAATTATTAACCTCGGGATATCTGGTTCTGTACAATATGTTGCCGGTATGAAAGGGAGCGACTGTATCATTTCTATAGATCAAGATGAAGACTGTAGTCTTTTTGATGTATCTCACTATGCAATTGTAGGAGATTTATATAAAATACTGCCAACGTTGATTAATAAAGTTAAAACTAATAAATCATTGATTTGA